The Malus domestica chromosome 10, GDT2T_hap1 genome contains a region encoding:
- the LOC108174055 gene encoding uncharacterized protein produces the protein MKVASVWIPSSKAFSGREEWIQQEIKRITSLWITHWRLYFDGSCTQNAARAAIVIIDPKDTHHCYSFLLDYQQTTNNQVEFKALIILEILIELGPTKVVVFGDSELVINQLNGEYKCRHITIAGYYLAATQLLSY, from the coding sequence ATGAAGGTAGCCAGTGTGTGGATCCCATCAAGTAAAGCCTTCTCGGGCAGAGAAGAATGGATCCAGCAAGAGATAAAAAGAATAACTAGCCTCTGGATCACTCATTGGAGactgtattttgatggttcttgCACTCAAAATGCTGCTAGAGCTGCGATTGTCATCATTGATCCCAAAGATACTCATCATTGTTATTCATTCCTCCTGGATTATCAACAGACTACCAACAATCAGGTGGAGTTTAAGGCATTGATAATCCTGGAAATCTTGATAGAGTTGGGGCCAACTAAAGTTgtggtgtttggtgattcagaatTGGTGATCAATCAGTTAAATGGAGAATACAAGTGCAGGCACATCACCATAGCTGGTTATTACTTGGCGGCCACTCAATTGTTGAGTTATTAG